The following coding sequences lie in one Alosa alosa isolate M-15738 ecotype Scorff River chromosome 21, AALO_Geno_1.1, whole genome shotgun sequence genomic window:
- the ccdc85b gene encoding coiled-coil domain-containing protein 85B, giving the protein MGSDSEIFNRELSKMSDEDLLACSKEELVSRLRKEETDKMSALIQRGRLIKEVNKQLQGHLLEIRELKVINQRLQEENQELRDLCCFLDDDRLKVKKLAREWQLFGHHAAKVMREDLGGYLKKLADLERMQDGLVKENLDLKELCLVLEEECVSRSDSSPGGSTELNLPCMVARDLGDGSSSTGSVGSPDQLHLVCSPDD; this is encoded by the coding sequence ACGAGGACTTACTCGCCTGCTCAAAAGAGGAGCTAGTTAGCAGACTGCGTAAAGAGGAGACAGATAAGATGTCAGCTCTTATACAGCGTGGTCGACTCATCAAAGAGGTAAATAAACAATTGCAGGGGCATCTTCTCGAAATCAGGGAGCTGAAAGTCATCAATCAGCGCCTGCAAGAGGAAAACCAGGAGCTGCGtgatttgtgttgtttcctggACGATGACCGGCTCAAGGTGAAGAAATTGGCACGAGAATGGCAACTATTTGGCCATCATGCAGCAAAAGTAATGCGGGAAGATCTGGGTGGATACCTGAAGAAACTCGCTGATTTGGAGCGCATGCAAGACGGGCTAGTCAAGGAAAACCTAGACCTGAAAGAACTTTGTTTGGTGCTTGAAGAAGAGTGTGTCAGCCGAAGTGACTCTAGTCCTGGAGGGTCCACCGAGCTGAATCTACCGTGCATGGTGGCCCGGGACTTAGGCGATGGCAGCTCCAGCACCGGGAGTGTGGGGAGCCCGGACCAGCTCCACCTTGTTTGCTCACCTGATGACTGA
- the fosl1a gene encoding LOW QUALITY PROTEIN: fos-related antigen 1a (The sequence of the model RefSeq protein was modified relative to this genomic sequence to represent the inferred CDS: inserted 2 bases in 1 codon), protein MYRNYLRGTDQTFSESSSGSGSNPATVTSSTTAQQQQQKFSVAGSSQFVPSLNAITSNQDLQWLVQPSIIGPPGPSRPLRHPYAMTVGAHSMGGLSPSXQSHIIRPGVIRAPTGSGNSTRRRTDEHLSPEEQERRRIRRERNKMAAAKCRNRRRELTDTLQSETDELEDEKSRLQKEIANLQKEKEKLELVLEAHRPICKTQDSDSDSDSDSRPKLPTLRGIKIEPADSDLPRPSTSAQAKADKPKPKITIPPPPAPASSSAIHVESEALHTPVLMSTPSLTPFTSSLIFTYPSASLEAGPSVTAQNLSLPGPSTSTQHSTIQASRRHEPCGIAHRRSSSSGDQSDHSLNSPTILTL, encoded by the exons ATGTATCGGAACTATCTCAGAGGAACCGACCAGACCTTCTCCGAGAGTAGCTCTGGCTCCGGATCAAACCCAGCTACGGTAACAAGTAGCACTACCgcgcagcaacaacaacag AAGTTTTCTGTGGCAGGATCCAGTCAGTTCGTGCCCAGCCTCAATGCAATCACATCAAATCAGGATCTCCAGTGGCTGGTACAACCATCCATCATTGGCCCTCCAGGACCCTCAAGACCCTTGCGTCACCCTTACGCCATGACAGTTGGTGCTCATTCCATGGGGGGGCTCTCACCCTC TCAGAGCCACATTATCCGCCCAGGGGTTATACGAGCTCCTACCGGGTCAGGGAACTCCACAAGACGTCGCACTGATGAACAT TTATCCCCAGAGGAGCAAGAACGACGAAGAATCAGAAGAGAGCgaaacaaaatggctgctgcTAAATGCAGAAACCGCAGAAGGGAACTGACTGACACACTTCAAAGT GAGACAGACGAGTTAGAGGACGAGAAGTCCCGTCTACAAAAGGAGATTGCAAACctgcagaaagagaaagagaagcttGAACTGGTTCTCGAGGCCCATCGCCCCATTTGCAAGACCCAGGATTCCGACTCGGACTCCGACTCCGACTCTCGTCCTAAACTTCCTACTCTTCGAGGCATCAAGATTGAACCAGCTGACTCGGATCTACCGAGACCCTCCACCTCAGCCCAGGCTAAAGCAGACAAACCCAAGCCCAAAATAACCATTCCACCGCCACCTGCCCCAGCCTCCTCATCTGCCATCCATGTTGAATCTGAAGCTCTGCACACACCTGTGCTCATGTCCACGCCATCACTCACACCGTTCACATCCAGCCTGATCTTTACCTACCCATCGGCCTCACTGGAGGCAGGGCCCTCGGTGACCGCACAAAACCTCAGCCTTCCTGGTCCCTCGACTTCCACCCAACACAGCACTATTCAGGCCTCAAGGAGACATGAGCCTTGTGGAATTGCCCATCGTCGTAGCAGCAGTAGTGGTGACCAGTCAGATCACTCGCTCAACTCTCCAACTATCCTGACCTTGTGA